The Bosea sp. 685 DNA window CGCGATTGGGGCGCTCAACATGAGCAACCGTCCAGGGCGCGTCCATCATCATGTCGGAGAGGCGCCGGCCGGCGCGCACGAGCGAGGACGCCATCGCATCAGGCCCGATCAGCACCAGGATGCGTTCGCCGGCAGCCCAGGGGCCTTCGACGCCGGCCCGCTTCATCGCCTGGTTCAGGTGATCGTCGACCGTCTGGGCGGCGCGGCGCAAGGCGAGCTCACGCAACGCGGTCAGGTTCTCCGGCTTGAAGAAATGATCGGCGGCGAGCCGCGCCGTCTCGGGGAGGTAAACCTTGCCCTCGGCCATGCGCTGGCGCAGTTCGCTCGGCGTGATGTCGATCAATTCGATCTCGTCGGCGCTGCTCAGGACACTGTCAGGCACTGTTTCGCGCTGGCGCACGCCGGTGATCTTCCAGATCACGTCGACGAGGCTCTCGAGATGCTGGACGTTCAGCGTGGTCCAGATGTCGATCCCGGCCGCCAGCAACTCCTCGACATCCTGCCAGCGCTTGGGATGCCGGCTGCCCGGCGCATTGGAATGCGCGTATTCGTCGACCAGCAGCAGGCGCGGTTTGCAGGCCAGCGCCGCATCGAGGTCGAATTCCATCAGCATGCGGCCATTATGCTCGATCGGCCGGCGCGCCATCACCTCCAGCCCGTCGAGCAGCGCTTCGGTTTCACGGCGGCCATGCGTCTCGACGAGGCCGACCAGCACCTCGCCATGCTCCGCTTGGGCGCGCTTGCCCTGGGTGAGCATCTCGTAGGTCTTGCCGACGCCCGGCGCCATGCCGAGAAAAATCTTCAGCCGGCCGCGTTTACCGCGGCCGGCCTGCGCCAGAAGGGCGTCGGGATCAGGGCGACCCTGTTCCCGGAATCGGATCTCGTCCGTGGTCATTACGGCTTAGCTTGAGCCTTCGGATAGCGCGCGTCGAGGGCGAGATTGGCCGTCAGCACATTCACGCGCGGCCGGCCGATGAACCCGAGCAGATAGCCTTGCGTGTTCTGGGCGATGATTTCGGCGACCTGTGCCGGCTGGGCGCCGCGCGCCTTGGCGATACGCTCGATCTGGCGAGCGGCATTCTCCGGCGAGATATGCGGGTCGAGTCCAGAACCAGACGCCGTCACGGCGTCCGCCGGCAGCGAGCCTGCGCCGTCGGCGGTGCGGATCGCCTCGGCATCGGTCTTGATGCGCGTGGCGAGATCCTCGTTCAGCGGCCCGAAATTGGAGCCCGAGGAATTGGCGGCGTCATAGCCGTCCTTGCCGGCCGCCGAGGGACGGGGGCGCAGATAGGCCTCGCCGGCGAAGTTCTGGCCGATCCATTCCGAGCCGACGACATCGCCGGTCGCGGTGCGGATCAGCGAGCCGCCGGCCTGCGCCGGAAACATCGCCTGGGAGAGCCCGGTGACGCCGAGCGGATAGGCGACGCCGAGCAGGAGGGTGAAGAAGACCATCGAGACGATGGCGGGGCGAAGATGGGACCACATGGTCGTTGTCCTTTGATGAGCGGTCAGGCGAGCTTCAGCGCCGCGACGATCATGTCGATCAGCTTGATGCCGACGAAGGGCGCGATCAGCCCGCCGATGCCGTAGATGGTGAGGTTGCGCGAGAGCAGCTTGGCGGCCCCGATCGCCCGGTAGCGCACGCCGCGCAGCGCCAGCGGGATCAGCGCGACGATGACCAGCGCGTTGAAGATCACAGCCGAGAGGATGGCGCTTTGCGGGCTCGACAGGCCCATGATGTTCATCGCGCCGAGCGAGGGCAGGGCGACGACGAACATCGCCGGGATGATGGCGAAGTACTTCGCCACGTCGTTGGCGATGGAGAAGGTCGTCAACGCCCCGCGCGTGATCAGCAACTGCTTGCCGACCTCGACGATCTCCAGGACCTTGGTCGGGTCCGAGTCGAGATCGACCATGTTGCCGGCCTCGCGGGCGGCCTGCGCGCCGGTCTGCATGGCGACGCCGACATCGGCCTGCGCCAGGGCAGGGGCGTCATTGGCGCCGTCACCGCACATCGCGACCAGCCGGCCCTTGGCCTGCTCGGTGCGGATGATACGCAGCTTGTCCTCGGGCGTCGCCTCGGCGAGGAAGTCGTCGACGCCGGCTTCCGAGGCGATGGCGGCCGCTGTCACCGGGTTGTCGCCGGTGATCATGACGGTGCGAACGCCCATGCGGCGCAGATCGGCGAAGCGGTCCTTCACGCCGGGCTTCACCACATCCTTGAGATGGATGACGCCGACCAGCGCACCGTTCTCGCTGACGGCGAGCGGCGTGCCGCCGGACCGCGCGATGCGGTCGACCGCCTGGCGCAATTCGGCAGGAACCTGGCTCTCGGAGAGGTCGAGCGAGCGGATGACCGCATCGACCGCGCCCTTGCGCCAGGACTTGCCGTCGGCGTCGAGGCCGGACTGGCGCGTCGTCGCGCTGAACGGGATCGAGGTCGCCCCCGCCGGAGCTTGCGCGGTCACGCCCTGATTGCGGGCGAGCTCGACGATCGAGCGGCCTTCGGGCGTCTCGTCGGCAAGCGAGGCGATCAGCGCCGCGCGCAGCGCCGCATCGGGCCGCACGCCGGGAGCCGGCACGACCTCGACCGCCATGCGGTTGCCGAAGGTGATCGTGCCAGTCTTGTCGAGCAGCAGCGTGTCGACGTCGCCGGCCGCCTCGACCGCGCGGCCGGAGGTTGCAAGCACATTGACCTTCAGCAACCGGTCCATGCCGGCGATGCCGACCGCGCTGAGCAGCCCACCGATCGTGGTCGGGATCAGTGTCACGAAGAGCGCGCCGAGCACCATGGGGTCAAGCGTGACGCCCGAGAACGCCCCAAGCCCGGTCAGCGTCACGACGGCGATCAGGAAGACCAGTGTCAGTCCCGCCAGCAGCACGGCGAGTGCCAATTCGTTGGGCGTCTTGCGACGGTCGGCGCCTTCCACCATCGCGATCATGCGATCGAGAAAGGACGAGCCCTGCTGCGAGGTGACCTTCACCTTGAGCCAGTCGGAGACGACCGTGGTGCCGCCGGTGACGGCCGAGCGGTCGCCGCCGCTCTCGCGGATGACGGGAGCGGATTCGCCGGTGATCGCGGCCTCGTTGACCGAGGCGACACCCTCGATGATCTCGCCATCGGCAGGCATCACGTCGCCGGCCTCGACCAGCACGATGTCGCCCGGCACGAGTTCATGAGCCGGCGTCGGGACTATCGCATTGCGGGCGGCGTCGACGATCAGCTTGGCCTTGGTGGTGACGCGGGTGGCGCGCAGGCTGTCGGCTGCCGCCTTGCCGCGCCCTTCGGCGATGGCCTCGGCGAAATTGGCGAAGAGCACGGTCAGCCAGAGCCAGACCGCGATCTGGATCGGGAAGCTGGCCGGCAGGCCGCCGGCGATGGCGACGCCGGCCGAGACGGTCGCGAGCGCCGCGACCACCTCGGTCGCGAGGATGACCGGGTTGCCGGTCAGCGCGCGAGGATTGAGCTTGACGAAGGCGCTCTTCAGCGCGGTCGTCACGACGCTCTGGTCGATCGCGCCGGATTTGACGAAAGACATGGACATGATTGGATTTCCTTTGTCGGCTTAGCGTGAAGCCGCAGCTGCAAGCAGCTGGAAATGCTCGACGATCGGGCCCAGAGCGAGCGCGGGGAAGAATTGCAGGCCGCCCAGGATCAAGACGATGCCGATCAGCAGACCGACAAAGAGCGGGCTGTCGCTCGGCAAGGTGCCGGCGGTAGGCTGGAGCTTCGGCTTGGCCGCGAGCGCGCCGGCGATGGCGAGCACCGGCACGATATAGGCGAAGCGACCGAGCAGCATGCCGATGGCCAGCGTCGTGTTCCACCAGGGGGTGTTGGCGGAGAGCCCGGCAAAGGCCGAGCCGTTGTTACCCGCCGCCGACGAATAGGCGTAGAGTATCTCCGAGAGGCCATGCGGTCCCTTGTTCAGCAAGCCTTCGAGCGCGACCGGCAACACCGCGGCGATAGCGGAGAAGCCGAGAATGGCGAGCGGCAGGATCAGCACCGCCAGCATGGCGAACTTGATCTCGCGCGCCTCGACCTTCTTGCCGAGATATTCAGGCGTACGCCCGACCATCAACCCCGCGACGAAGACCGCGAGCAGCGCCATCACCACCATGCCGTAAAGGCCGGAACCGACGCCGCCCGGCAGGACCTCGCCGAGCTGGATCATGAACATCGCAACGCCGCCGCCGAGCGGCATGAAGCTGCCATGCATGGCGTTGACCGAGCCGTTGGAAGCGCCGGTGGTCTGCGCCGCCCAGACCGATGAGGCGGCCGGCCCGAAGCGGACCTCCTTGCCTTCCATGTTGGACGGGGCGTCGGTGATGCCGGCTGCGATCAGCGCCGGCTGCGGCGTCAGCGTCTCCGAAGCATAGATCGCGGCTGCGGCGACGCCGACGAGGATGACCATCACGGCGATCAGCGCCTTGGCCTCCTTGCGCGCTCCGGCGATGCGCCCGAAAGCGATCACGGTGCCGAAGGCGAGCGCGTTGATCGAGGTGGCTTCGATCAGGTTGGTGAACGGCGTCGGGTTCTCGAACGGGTGCGCCGAGTTGACGTTG harbors:
- the kdpA gene encoding potassium-transporting ATPase subunit KdpA, yielding MDWRGWAEIVFTIALTVAMGWPLGIFMARVWAGERTWLDPVLRPVEALAYAAFGIDRNKGQNWLSYAGAVLAFSAAGFVLLYLQLRFQNLLPLNPQGFDGLSPHLAFNTAVSFVTNTNWQSYAGEATMSNLSQMAGLTVHNFVSAGTGLAIAAAVARAFATDRGENLGNFWVDLTRTTLYVLLPLSIVTALVLVAAGVPQTLLANVEASTIEGAKQVISLFPTASQEAIKQWGTNGGGIFNVNSAHPFENPTPFTNLIEATSINALAFGTVIAFGRIAGARKEAKALIAVMVILVGVAAAAIYASETLTPQPALIAAGITDAPSNMEGKEVRFGPAASSVWAAQTTGASNGSVNAMHGSFMPLGGGVAMFMIQLGEVLPGGVGSGLYGMVVMALLAVFVAGLMVGRTPEYLGKKVEAREIKFAMLAVLILPLAILGFSAIAAVLPVALEGLLNKGPHGLSEILYAYSSAAGNNGSAFAGLSANTPWWNTTLAIGMLLGRFAYIVPVLAIAGALAAKPKLQPTAGTLPSDSPLFVGLLIGIVLILGGLQFFPALALGPIVEHFQLLAAAASR
- the kdpC gene encoding potassium-transporting ATPase subunit KdpC, whose product is MWSHLRPAIVSMVFFTLLLGVAYPLGVTGLSQAMFPAQAGGSLIRTATGDVVGSEWIGQNFAGEAYLRPRPSAAGKDGYDAANSSGSNFGPLNEDLATRIKTDAEAIRTADGAGSLPADAVTASGSGLDPHISPENAARQIERIAKARGAQPAQVAEIIAQNTQGYLLGFIGRPRVNVLTANLALDARYPKAQAKP
- the kdpB gene encoding potassium-transporting ATPase subunit KdpB, with product MSMSFVKSGAIDQSVVTTALKSAFVKLNPRALTGNPVILATEVVAALATVSAGVAIAGGLPASFPIQIAVWLWLTVLFANFAEAIAEGRGKAAADSLRATRVTTKAKLIVDAARNAIVPTPAHELVPGDIVLVEAGDVMPADGEIIEGVASVNEAAITGESAPVIRESGGDRSAVTGGTTVVSDWLKVKVTSQQGSSFLDRMIAMVEGADRRKTPNELALAVLLAGLTLVFLIAVVTLTGLGAFSGVTLDPMVLGALFVTLIPTTIGGLLSAVGIAGMDRLLKVNVLATSGRAVEAAGDVDTLLLDKTGTITFGNRMAVEVVPAPGVRPDAALRAALIASLADETPEGRSIVELARNQGVTAQAPAGATSIPFSATTRQSGLDADGKSWRKGAVDAVIRSLDLSESQVPAELRQAVDRIARSGGTPLAVSENGALVGVIHLKDVVKPGVKDRFADLRRMGVRTVMITGDNPVTAAAIASEAGVDDFLAEATPEDKLRIIRTEQAKGRLVAMCGDGANDAPALAQADVGVAMQTGAQAAREAGNMVDLDSDPTKVLEIVEVGKQLLITRGALTTFSIANDVAKYFAIIPAMFVVALPSLGAMNIMGLSSPQSAILSAVIFNALVIVALIPLALRGVRYRAIGAAKLLSRNLTIYGIGGLIAPFVGIKLIDMIVAALKLA